A region of Anolis sagrei isolate rAnoSag1 chromosome 2, rAnoSag1.mat, whole genome shotgun sequence DNA encodes the following proteins:
- the LOC137096035 gene encoding uncharacterized protein C6orf132 homolog yields MSSLYFKNCSACGVNLPEADRHSKCLLCLGETHNLQTCEICLSFTTRARKGRDARLKALLYERALAPQMLPAPSQSSPIQEVAQPPSPRVGDRRDSTQANASLEEQPRKKAKLSKQATKPAKTKEKPSKQKKGRQLTGVQPLSPPILETVPHLSGSTLQLQEPLPNMLEMEDPSHLPPLELLAPHLEPEQPPDLSLSPPPLPPSQTSPPPSPNSPQPVPGETPSPIQPSTSAQSSRRRQRSPSPHANQPSTPSHPPPKKVRSLPPEHYQTYGYQEYPYHLYPPPPPPFPYPFYYPPPPDHFRGPHAYQYPDPRYPQPPRAPPTATLSQPPDLHPEVDPQSLPHDPRMPPQPETDTIDLESNEDTPVIQDPVTDSDPSPQHLEDFKKFSALMIRLARTLNLTTPEPSDTVTDPCFTSTEQQAPASTVLPTLPYLLKILKNTGVAPSLVPATPKRAENLYRIDLSSASWLSKMPKANSVVTDAQPKPIQINQSSPSDKEGRKLDSMAKKFYSSACLFARMAHYGVYMSVYQTLLWNKISPYLDLLPPAEQPLAKAFAQEALLLAKLQKDLAKNTADTSGKLIAGSVALRRHAWLRAAILSQSQRALIENLPMDEAGLFNPETDSQLEHSHKMKQTVYKYDQQPYTYQRQRWGSYYYRPQFYNRPYNTSFYRGRQRPYAPATAARRPSLPSRGPWTGYQPGKIPSPTDATYPIHRSYPRHHTPESVPPGRPIFQPQTGHYYPPTLSAGLRLGYSVHPGSHVLHHKRDPIRTPPNAAPSKLVHQNLRPSPRLTVSGPSSTPLCPPLPCMVDKSTQCSLGNSIQPTPSLCVPHDGRLQLGLGSSPQGVPGQRALDPTRPEIPHQRPRNDGGGESSSGLRPNCIQPCGPDSDRQHSCQILHKQTGRNEVTNTSLNRHTHLGMVHSTQCPSHSHPPPGTGQHFSGLPEQNSKKQSRMASPPNTIQTHHTQMGHPQDRPFCLPFEHSLPSLLRKTPPSRIPRLSRRRLPIPLDTRPPIHLPSAPPPIPSHSQDNPRQIGLHPNHPVVATPALVCPTPPTLQQPIPQIRPHPGPPHGGERAGASPRPPIPPSYSVEDQASINLSDAVSRIILAAHKPNTTKSYNYKWSLFTSFANSAGHNPTTAPTPVVLDFLVHLSNKCSSLSSVKCYLAAISSFRRKAGLPSLFQDHLVQLFLKGYKNVHPPASPPAPQWSLELVLSQLSKPPFEPMASNEISHLSWKTAFLVAITSARRSSELTALRSDPPYIRFHDDKVVLRTDVTFLPKVVSQFHMSEDIILPAFFTNPTSPLEVTLHSLDVKRALSFYLHRTSSYRKSPKLFLKYRKDTLGHPVSSQGLASWIVSTIRLAYQLAGKEPPSHLVAHSTRSVSTSQAFLRGVPLDQICRAATWSTPSTFASHYKLDIHAKKDAAFGRAVLFSCVA; encoded by the exons ATGTCTTCCCTTTACTTTAAAAATTGTTCGGCCTGCGGAGTTAACCTCCCTGAGGCCGATAGGCATTCAAAATGCCTTCTCTGTCTTGGAGAAACTCACAACCTCCAGACATGTGAAATTTGCTTGAGCTTCACCACCAGGGCTCGCAAAGGCAGAGATGCCAGATTAAAAGCTTTGTTGTATGAACGGGCCCTAGCGCCCCAGATGCTCCCCGCTCCCTCCCAATCCTCCCCGATTCAAGAAGTTGCTCAGCCTCCCTCCCCACGCGTTGGGGATAGGCGTGATTCTACTCAGGCAAATGCTTCCCTTGAGGAGCAGCCGAGGAAAAAAGCAAAGCTTTCTAAACAGGCCACGAAGCCTGCAAAAACGAAAGAGAAACCTAGTAAacagaaaaagggacggcaactcactggtgTTCAGCCCTTGAGTCCTCCTATCCTTGAAACGGTGCCTCACCTCTCCGGTTCCACCCTGCAGCTGCAGGAACCGCTCCCAAACATGCTGGAAATGGAGGATCCCTCCCACCTCCCTCCACTCGAGCTCCTAGCCCCCCACCTGGAGCCGGAGCAGCCAcccgatctctctctctctccccctcccttgcctccttctcagacctctccccccccctctccaaaCTCTCCGCAACCGGTACCAGGGGAAACTCCTTCCCCCATACAGCCAAGCACTTCGGCGCAATCCTCTAGACGCCGCCAGCGCTCTCCATCCCCTCATGCAAACCAACCCTCGACCCCCTCCCACCCTCCACCCAAGAAGGTGCGATCTCTTCCTCCTGAACACTATCAAACCTATGGGTACCAGGAGTACCCTTACCACCTCTATCCCCCCCCTCCACCTCCCTTCCCATACCCTTTCTACTACCCTCCCCCCCCTGACCATTTTAGGGGGCCCCATGCCTATCAATACCCTGACCCCAGGTACCCACAACCTCCTCGTGCACCACCTACGGCTACACTCTCTCAACCACCAGACCTTCACCCCGAGGTGGATCCTCAATCACTCCCTCATGACCCTCGCATGCCTCCTCAACCAGAGACTGATACTATTGATCTGGAGTCCAATGAGGATACTCCTGTTATCCAGGACCCGGTAACAGACTCTGATCCATCACCTCAGCACctagaggattttaaaaaattctcagcCCTTATGATTAGGCTGGCAAGGACCCTGAACCTTACCACTCCAGAGCCTTCTGATACAGTCACAGATCCATGCTTTACTTCTACTGAACAACAGGCACCTGcatccactgtgttgcccacACTGCCTTATCTCTTGAAAATCCTTAAAAATACAGGGGTTGCCCCGTCCCTGGTTCCAGCAACCCCAAAAAGGGCAGAAAATTTGTACCGTATTGACTTATCTTCAGCTTCATGGCTATCCAAAATGCCCAAAGCAAACTCTGTAGTAACTGATGCTCAACCAAAGCCAATCCAAATTAACCAGTCATCTCCCTCCGataaagaagggagaaaattggACTCTATGGCTAAAAAATTTTACTCCTCAGCATGCCTCTTTGCCCGCATGGCACACTATGGAGTCTATATGAGTGTCTACCAGACCCTACTTTGGAATAAAATATCTCCATATTTAGACTTATTACCACCAGCTGAGCAACCGCTGGCTAAGGCCTTTGCTCAAGAAGCACTGTTGTTAGCCAAACTACAGAAAGATCTAGCAAAAAATACAGCTGACACCTCAGGCAAATTGATTGCGGGATCGGTTGCTCTCAGACGCCACGCCTGGCTGAGAGCTGCAATTCTTTCCCAATCACAACGTGCCCTCATTGAGAACCTCCCTATGGATGAGGCGGGCCTCTTCAACCCTGAAACAGATTCACAATTGGAGCATTCCCACAAAATGAAACAAACTGTATACAAGTATGATCAACAGCCCTACACCTACCAACGCCAAAGGTGGGGCTCCTACTACTACCGGCCCCAGTTTTATAACAGGCCTTATAACACTTCTTTTTACAGGGGCAGACAAAGACCATACGCCCCAGCTACAGCTGCAAGACGTCCTTCACTTCCCTccagag GTCCTTGGACTGGTTATCAACCAGGAAAAATCCCATCTCCAACCGACGCAACGTATCCAATTCATCGGAGCTATCCTAGACACCATACGCCAGAAAGCGTACCTCCCGGAAGACCGATTTTCCAACCTCAAACAGGCCATTACTACCCTCCAACACTCTCAGCAGGCCTCCGCTTGGGCTATTCAGTCCATCCTGGGTCACATGTCCTCCACCACAAACGTGACCCCATTCGCACGCCTCCGAATGCGGCCCCTTCAAAACTGGTTCATCAGAACCTTCGACCCTCTCCGCGACTCACAGTCTCGGGTCCTTCATCCACCCCACTCTGTCCTCCACTCCCTTGTATGGTGGACAAAAGCACGCAATGTTCTCTTGGGAATTCCATTCAACCAACCCCGTCCCTCTGCGTCCCTCACGACGGACGCCTCCAACTCGGGTTGGGGAGCTCACCTCAAGGGGTTCCAGGTCAGCGGGCACTGGACCCGACAAGACCAGAAATTCCACATCAACGCCCTCGAAATGATGGCGGTGGAGAAAGCTCTTCGGGCCTTCGTCCGAATTGTATCCAACCGTGTGGTCCAGATAGTGACAGACAACACAGCTGTCAAATACTACATAAACAAACAGGGAGGAACGAGGTCACAAACACTTCTCTCAATCGTCACacgcatctgggaatggtgcattcaacACAATGTCCTTCTCACAGCCATCCACCTCCCGGGACAGGACAACATTTTAGCGGACTCCCTGAGCAGAACAGCAAAAAACAATCACGAATGGCATCTCCACCCAACACAATTCAAACTCATCACACGCAAATGGGGCACCCCCAGGATAGACCTTTTTGCCTCCCCTTCGAACACTCATTGCCCTCTCTACTGCGCAAGACTCCACCCTCGCGCATCCCCAGGTTGTCTCGGAGACGCCTTCCTATTCCACTGGACACCAGGCCTCCTATACATCTTCCCTCCGCTCCCCCTCCTATCCCCAGTCATAGCCAAGATAATCCAAGACAAATCGGACTGCATCCTAATCACCCCGTGGTGGCCACGCCAGCATTGGTTTGCCCCACTCCTCCTACTCTCCAACAGCCAATTCCTCAAATTCGACCCCACCCCGGACCTCCTCACGGTGGAGAACGGGCTGGTGCTTCACCCAGACCTCCAATCCCTCCGTCTTACAGCGTGGAGGATCAAGCCTCAATAAACTTGTCTGATGCAGTATCCCGTATAATTCTTGCCGCTCACAAACCAAACACTACCAAATCATACAACTACAAATGGTCCCTCTTTACATCCTTTGCAAACTCGGCAGGACACAACCCCACTACAGCACCTACCCCGGTGGTGCTAGATTTCTTGGTACACCTCTCCAACAAATGCTCCTCCCTCTCATCTGTCAAATGCTACCTAGCGGCCATTTCATCTTTCCGTAGAAAAGctggcttgccgtccctttttcaagaccATTTGGTTCAATTGTTTCTAAAAGGATACAAGAATGTCCACCCTCCTGCCTCCCCTCCCGCCCCCCAATGGAGCTTGGAGTTAGTACTATCCCAGTTGTCAAAACCTCCCTTTGAACCCATGGCCTCCAATGAGATTTCTCACCTTTCCTGGAAGACTGCATTCCTAGTGGCCATTACATCCGCTAGAAGAAGCAGTGAGCTCACGGCTCTCCGTTCAGACCCACCTTACATTAGGTTCCATGATGACAAGGTCGTCCTTCGAACCGACGTTACGTTTCTTCCCAAAGTTGTTTCCCAGTTTCACATGTCGGAAGACATTATTTTACCAGCATTCTTTACAAATCCAACCTCCCCGTTGGAGGTGACCCTTCACTCCCTTGATGTTAAAAGAGCACTCTCGTTCTACTTACATAGGACGTCCTCTTACAGGAAGTCTCCCAAACTCTTTTTAAAGTACAGGAAAGACACTCTGGGCCACCCTGTGTCCTCACAGGGATTGGCTTCCTGGATCGTTTCGACGATTCGCCTAGCCTACCAATTGGCGGGAAAAGAACCACCATCTCATCTGGTGGCTCACTCCACTCGGTCAGTCTCTACTTCCCAAGCCTTCCTGCGAGGGGTGCCGCTGGACCAGATCTGTAGAGCAGCTACGTGGTCTACACCTTCCACGTTTGCCTCTCACTACAAATTGGATATACATGCCAAGAAGGACGCTGCTTTCGGCAGGGCAGTTCTtttttcctgtgtggcatga